The genomic region acagttgggaagaagtacaaacatgagtttcaagtAGAGGACTTCTGGATGAATGTCTAGGATGATgtagaggtgaaaagaaagatgcgtTCTAGATTACCCTTGGATCTTATCCGGAAATGTAaggtttatagagtagccgatcaagctcgggacagtggtagatatctccaatcgtcctatgagaaggaagacaaagaagtgaagatagattggaatgagcaagAAGTTGCAGACCTAAGAGCATTGATGGACCCTGTTTTAAATTGCACTCACAGATGGGTGGACGTACAGCATCAAAAATTGAAGGAGCAAAATATAGCCATGACATTCACCCTATaaacaagaccagaagaaggagacgCAAGTGTGAGTGAGAGCAGTTCTCATTCCAAGGGATCGAAGAGAAAGGAAGGACttgagaagagagaaccttccaagaagaaacaaaaagtgAATCCTGATCGTCCACCGAGTacgtcttctaggcatgaaaaagaGATAAGTCAAAGAGAAGATCAAAGacagatagtgtatgaaattgatgagtctatggaatccatggtgcaaaaTGATAAACAAGGCAAGGGACGAACACCTCAGCACTCATCAAGTCAATCTTTCCAGGTTGGTGCTAATgtacaacaagaagaaaagaacgaTGATGAAGCAACGTCTCCTTTCAGAGACGATAGACCTCTGCCTAAGGAAATACAGGTAAGGGAAAGaaagtcttccattccagattggctgAAAGAAAGACTGacgagggtagttgtggttgaagaggaagaacaagtattcgatttggaaagtctcataggaaaTTCCCAAGAAGAGAtcgaaaagaagaaggctacaaagatgtcaaaggtaattagagatgatgcaGGATCCAGGAAGATACAGGTAgccacaccagtagtggacaaatatgaggatgagattatggcagaggaatatgatctagagacatttgatcttggtccacttacctccgagcaggccatggaagaagcaactgatttagtgagagcacttaatgacaaactcaaagaggaaatggaaaagaataagaaactagaaagggaggttagtgcttggaggaattatttagCCACCTTAATCAACCATTAAGGCGACAGAATCTAGCAGTATcacctttgcatgcacttcctcctgaatcaataaatgaggcagaaaggatgaagaacttagcccaactcatgagttcatggattgatgaatcttacaaggtagccattgaattcgtaacaagaatgatgaagacagttcatcggactatccaagtccttgaaatcattcataatctattgataactgtggatgcattcactcacactagagacattgtcatctcggtcttgcaagtgataagaaAGACGTCAAGGCaggttttagcacaagagaagataatggatggaggaacccatagccttctgcaatggtcaactttgctccaaatgaaggaagttcttttcgaagacatcaataccaaatGCAACCAAGTTGAAGGCACTatccaccctattcaagacaaggtgtttgatgtATTATGTATAATCCTTGATAGAAGGATAGAGATTGAAACAGATGTGGATATCCAAGAATTGGAAAACAGGATCAATATTattttttgcaaagaggagaacatggTCACAGAAAAGCAGCGAGATCaaatgtatgctactatgttcttGATCGAAAAGACAAAAGAGCTAGAGCCTGGATGGGAGATGACTCTTCTCGCAGCTTTTGATCAAATCCTTCACCTGGAAGAGCGAATAAAGAACCtgcatgagattcccattgctgagattgaggggattacgtccagattcattgaatatgccagaaaagagcatagaaaagggaacaaaattctagatgagaaGTTGTTGTAAAATGATGTAGCAACTTTATTCCCATTGGGCTATgtttcctcgttatttgtgccaatttctattggctatggattgataatgtttatcttAATGGGGttctttttgtaataaaccctaattaaggtttaggtgtcaaaatctcagcctttgatcttctttagatccaggttgttcattgtatttgagagtgctatataagccctcactcaattCATTTTAGAGAGTTAGAGTCAGAGAAAAGAGAAATAAGATTAAAATTGTTAGCAGCAGAGAAagaagtagtgaagagagaaagttaaacaattgttgttttattttgctatgagatcaatgaaatattgaagttatggtgttttattgcaatccttgtggctatcttcatgaatcactcttagtagagatcGTACTTAAGTTTTAGAATTTAGATTGAAGGAcaaatgttgtgtttgatctttggtaaaactcatagtccaaaccactagctccttactgattgtaagcacgccttgtgtggtcaactggagatattaagattgcttaagagttcaatcattattggagatgttgatatgtatcttagtgatagtatctatcccattgatgatttgaaaatcattgaatccctttagaagatcgcaccaattccagtagAGGTGTAATCTTTtagcaatactgaaattggtagagttttgCTAAGACCAGTACTCAtttagtcattcttaggattagtttagtATCGCCTCCTTAAAGCCATTATCTTTTGACCTTTTTTGAAACATCAATTAGTCTTAGGAGAATTCAGTTTCCTCATTGAAAAGTAGTTGCAAGAACAAGCTTTCccagaaagtacgtaaggccccttgtaaaacagcaaacacaacgaccactggtgcttatccacgagtagagaacctacataacagaaACTTGGAGCTTCTCCGATTGAACCTtctgcgaaatcttcagcattcgggaactttattcaagagaggataggatacctttgggtattttattttgtgtttggtcgtgtacaaaagacacatcaacaattaCCTAACTAGTTTCTTATAAGGTCCTATTTGCACTTGCATTCTTAAACTTATTTAGGTCATTTACATTGTGTCTCATatcataggattaagacacttgtcatgaACTTATAGTATGTCCTAGGGTTTCTATCATGATTTTAGTATGTCCTAgggtttcatctttctttataacaagGGTCATATCAATCTATATTGTATCAGATTCATTTTGCATCTAATGAATTCTGCATCTTCGTATTGTTTCCATTGTTTCTCTCTTGTGTGGAAGGTTGCTTTAGTTGCAGATGATCCTTGGGCTAGCATTGGATTGATCAACAGCTCTTATAGTTGCTAACAAAAAAACTGTTAAAAAAATGTGAAGGACAAAAACTTCAAAATATATATGCAACAACTGcatgaaaaaatcaaaaagcaGATTCAAAAAGAGTAATTTAAAATACAAGTGAAAGGTTGATGGAAAAAAGAAGAGTGGAATCATTTGCAACCAGTGATTTCATTATAGTATTTATGCAAGAGGAGAGGCTTTTGAAGGGGACATAtaataaattgaaaaaatattaaaaaattggaCATTATAAAATTTGTGAAAATTCTCTGATAATGTGTATAAGGTTGGTCTTCCACCAGAGATAGACACTTCACACATCGTAAATGCTATTGATCTGCACCCATACACAAGTGACAATAAAGTTGCTACAGACTGACGATTTAGTACACATTATTGATTGTATTGATCAAATTTGAAAGCAAAGTAGGGATAAAATTGATAAAATATTACAGAAAGTTGTGAATAAGACCAAAAATAGAAATTATAAAAAGTATTTCATGAGATGGAAAAAAGGAGATCTACAGATGATGAATGATTATTGAATAAGTATTTGCTCATTTGTGCAAATAGACAATTCAGTTCTAGGAGCTTGCCTTTTTGTACCTAGGGTGTCTAATACAGAAGCATGTCAAGGTTCACACgcaatcaacatcaaacaacagAATATTGTTTTGTTTTACTTGTATAAATTTGTTTGCAGGTAACTGACGGGGTTGATTGATTCCAAGAGGAGCTGTCATTGTTGGATCGAAGATAGTCAATTGTTTTGGCCCATGGTTTGATTGGAATTTCCAATGACATCAGAACTTATCCAGGCAGGATTTAGAAGTTTCCAAACAGTTGAAAGTTGGTGAAACATACCTATATGAAGATTACATTGCAAATGTAACCATTAGAGGACATCTTCCAGCACTTGAAGAGCTGTCTTCATGAGTGTCTGCAAATGGGATCTTTTGTTGTCTGCATATTAATCTACTTGGGTATGGGAGACAAAGTATCGAGCAGAGCATCTGTGGTGCTGAGGATAGGAGACAGAAGTAAGCAGTGTTTGTATGTATTGTGGACCTAAGTTGCTGAAACTGGAAATTGTTTTCCAGATCCATTATGAGTCCATTGTGACTTGCTATCATTTCTTGTTTGACTGTAATAGGACTGACCCCTCCAAGCTCCAGAAAAGAATTTTCCCTATCCTGAACTATTCACCCCACATTTCCCATCCATCATCTCGAGCTAGAACATGAAGCGAGTATTCCAATTGAAGGATCTTTGCCAATATCGACGTTCTTCTTCGATTCACCGGCCAATATTCCTCACCAGTATCGATTCGATTCACCATGTAATGTTCCCTTTTGTAAATGCCCAATAGGCTAAAACCACAAATTCCATTCAAATAAGAAATGTAAGATGATTTCCATTCAAATAAGAAATGTAAGATGGTTAGAGGAATAACTTTACCAATTAAATCCTGATTGAGACCCCTCAATCATGTTAGATATAAGATCAATCTTTCCTACTAGGGTTAGCAACATTATCTTAATCATCATTGTAGTTTACATAGTGAGCATGTGGATTCCCTTCGAGCTCTATCCAATAACCTATCCACAATATGAACTATGAAGCACCATGGGAGATCATATAAGGTGCCCCGAGCCTGTCAATCAAGCCCAAGAGCACGGAATGACACCTATCATTCGACCTCCCAGCCCCACCCGGGGttatgttgacgtgtattttgtacactatcaaacacagaataaaatacctaaaggtaccttatcctctcttgaataaagcctctgattgttgaagatatcgcgaaaaaggatcaatcaggatgactccaaggttcttgtatgtagggtctctacatgtggataagctctttgtggtatgatgtgatttgctagaatcacaaggggacttacatttgatgcctgaacttctgatttgctttgaatattgctggaacacaggattttcactagctttgacttgaaaaaaaaggaaaaaagatgagggcgaggaaaggatctaatcctaacactaagaatgtaaaagcaatgaatgatctttgatgaaattctaactaagtcttgttttgacatcccaggaccatctccacaaggttagtgcgatcttcgaaggaaagctttatgatgttcaaatcatcactacaggcatagacaccatcaggttgatgcatatcgatgaagaagcgacaattgaagttaagcttaagctgaatgattccagttgactacgcaaggcaagtctgcaatcaacaaactgctagtagtatggatatacaaatttcaccatcaatcaagcacatttcttccactcatctaataacatgaaatcaaatatgagaagtataaagaccatgcaaattgtcaaatcgacccataaatttcaccatttcttcaatgaagttacaagtcttttacaacaacatcttggcgacaatctttgccttctctctctactctactctaattgctattctatcaactatattctaactcttccaactatcttctaactctctctaattctaatttcctttacaaatgaaatgccagggcttatatagtgccctcaatacaattcgatggcttagatcaattcgtgatcaatggccaagattcaacaatgaaaaccctaattagggtttgttacaaccattacataacatttaatgctcgaccaatgaaataattgtattgcttggacacatgtcctctctggaaaaatcgaccaatggatagccggggtaggtacatcggagtttgtgccaccttccatgagttaggtacattgaatctggaaatgctgaggtgggccacactgattggagaagtgatgactaggatgccacctcgtctgacacttgtaacttggtaaatattcaacttggtgttgttgagaagcttagctttaattaattcatctggaactatctgcttcttcaacgaacccttgttctaacttcttgtgtccttgatgtgcaggatgattgatgtacctcgccttggaatactggattggagaagtcgcccttgatgacgttagtccaaagaaggccgtccttgtcgatgctaggctggaggaggtcgcccttgtccttgcttgatcgtccttgatgagaccgtccttgatttggcttgattttccttgatgagagcctttcgacttgtagatccttcgagcttgggagtcgccatcttgatacctacacaacatttcaaaattagtaatatatcttgaaatctaaaaattaaactttaaaaggaagactcaagattttaattaggaaactttatgataaatctttgaattatcatttcctaattaactacgcaatacttagatttttccaaaaaatgcttaaaaaaatcaaaccttgaataagggtgtcaagatgattttgccatacctcttcttgagaattaactctaaaaaatagatgaattttggctaggcaaagtgtagatcaaagctctcccttggataaaatgcacctcctttagcttggaaaagaactccaccttcctcttcaaaagtctggaaattcgccttcaaataccttcaaaacatctggaatttatcctccaatctagcaagaaatacgcctctccaatagccttcaagatgaatttcgccttccttagtctccacacaAGGTGCaaaatctagcttgtgtggagcgaatttctaccaagtgtggagactaaggaaggcgaaattcatcttgaaggctattggagaggcgtatttcttgctagattggaggataaattccagatgttttgaaggtatttgaaggcaaatttccagacttttgaaaaatctaaaatctggcttcagcgccaccgcaatcctcaaaccctagtaagctttattgcttacgagccaaaggaattgacggagtgaaaaagcaatatcaaaaaaaaaaaaaaatgaaatgaaatgaaatatcaaaattggctaaggggaatatgcgagtaactccatcgaggctatagacgcctggctggcaatggagcaatgttcgtgagcttgcggcgataacctcgtcgggactatagacgtctgactggcagcgaggctctatccaggatgcttttgaagttcagataaactacgtagctaatcacaggggaacctgaaggttataattgtcttgtcgagtggaatgaatacacttgcacacacttgggtaatcaaagactaagtgtctggATTTGGTTAAGGATTTTCCTTCCactttgagtacattttctaatctcctgatgagctaggttgaattttccggagattctaggtgtcgattgagtctttatctctgaaatgtttcaggaacatttattcaaggtggcgctagatgttgtgacgttttcacacatcgccccattgcaaatggggacccttgctttttgctttttagggtttgttttctaggtcttttagggttttgttagttagcctttgcattttgagtgctgtcggggagatcaataggatagcaggtcctgctagtctgaaagtcctgatcctgaaaatttggctaagtctgaaagtcctgatcctgaaatttggctaagtctggaaactgaaaaacctcaaaaaactagattttgcaatataaatcctggaggtctaaaaccactctcaaacatcctgaaagtatatatggaatataacttaaagtataagtcttatacttaaatgttatattccataaaaattatcctgatagagagttcaaaaagtcaaatttcgctcctgtccttcactgaggatccagagcgaaaagcgctcctgtccctctccaagggtccaaggcgaatcgctcctgtccctcaccaagggtccagagagAAAAGCGCTCctgtggagtcattcctgaccttgtttggacaaattgagacatcaaaggcatgatggaggacaaaatgaacgtgatagagcatccagacttgattaaggacgatgaaatgatggagtatttgtctagaaaggtaaattcgctcctgtccctcaccaagggaccagagcgattttattcatatagacatttttagaccttgtttggactcgaacttttattcatggcgtgtaaagagatgatattttcctcagcgaaggaaatttgaagtgaaaagtaaaaagatttggccctgagagcaaaaatcgctcctgtcccccactgaaggaccggagcttgaattccaatttcgcattatccttgcaagatttaagtggtttcgcgatttgaggaggtcaagggaagtatgttttgcccgttgaatataacttaagtacgccacaatgaagaaaaccggcctaagtaacaagttcgcccttgtccctctccaagggaccaaggtgactggctagggcgctcctgtccctctccaagggaccagagcgattttccctcaagacaagattcgggcaagagaaaaacaagttttacatttgaggtgggtgaaggaagacgcgatcaatccgttgaagataattttggaagctagcaaaacacaagtgagcttatgaatgcaaaatcgctcctgtccctctccaagggaccaaggcgaaatatACATTGTCAAGTCTTCCCCTCCAAATTTGGATGAGTCCAAGTCAAGACACAAGGTCAAAATGATATTTAAAGTGCTTCAAGAGGGTACGAGATTGCAAAGACCAAGGACAAAagatgaaatcgctcctgtccctcaccaagggaccagggcgaaaatgctttaaagtgcactcatttcaaagatcgaataaattgaactcgaaattctaagtaaaaatgccatcttggacgtcaaaaatgaggtcttggacgtaaaaaaacaagaagtgtgaggtccaaaaggtataatcgctcctgtccctctccaagggaccagagcgatcttgttaataGCCATTATTTTCCATGCTTGGGTGCCAAATATCCTTCAAATTACATGCCAATTTCGCTAGAACTCCaggatattttaaaaattaaattgacatttaataagtgcgcatggtatttaataattaattttgagcctaaaaatcgaatttttttaattatgaaggcatttaaaattaattattattaaattaaaaaattaaatgggagcgcttggggtattatgtaatgttttttatcaagtcggcctctccttttatttaatttttatttatcttttttccttttttttcaagtcaaagctagtgaaaatcctgtgttccagcaatattcaaagcaaatcagaagttcaggcatcaaatgtaagtccccttgtgattccagcaaatcacatcataccacaaagagcttatccacatgtagagaccctacatacaagaaccttggagtcatcctgattgatcctttttcgcgatatcttcagcaatcagaggctttattcaagagaggataaggtacctttaggtattttattctgtgtttgatagtgtacaaaatacacgtcaacaggttacCCAACTCAAATCGATCCTTATGCTACTTCCATTCCTTATATGCACATATCTCCCCTCCATAATGGGATGGCAGATTGGCTGAAGCTTTAAAGGAATGTTCATCATCATTACTTTTGCATACATTCCTACTCATTATTTATTATACATTAGAAGCAACAGAATCTGCATACATTCCAGCTTCCTGTCAAACGAAAGACAAATAACAAATTAACCAAATTATATTGCTATGGATTCTACTTCATACCACAATATTTGATAAATATGTAACTGCTGTTTAATATATATCTTCTGAGTCTGCAACTCTTATTAGATTGAAAACTCAGTGATTCTACTTCTTCGatgatccccttttcctctaaCTGATGTTCTTCCTTATATTGCCTTCAAGGGGGATGAATAGACACCTCCCTTACCTCTTGCCCAAATGAGGTGTCTTCTCCAAGTTAATCACTGCCTCTTCTACTAATCACTTCACTCTTCATTCAAGATGTCCCTTAGAAATCACTTTGTTTAATTATTTGTTAAGACTACAAGTTTGCCGATTAATTGCAAATGATCCGCTACTTCTTGTTAATCATATTTGCTGCCTTAAAACAATGATATCATCTCTGCCTTTAATTGTTTGGTTTGTTACCAGTAATAGCACCCATGTTATAATCTGCGCTTTTCCTATAGCTTTGCACCCGGTTTTAGGTACATAATGATGAAAACTCAGATGCCCACAAGTTGCACTTGGTATTCTCACGCAGTAATGGCAGCCTCAAGTCTGCTCTATATTCCTCGCCTCAGATACTGGTAAACTCATGCTAGGGACGGAAACAATACACGGACTAGAAATTTCTCACTGATCAACCAGATGACTACCTCAATTGCCCAACACAGAATatccatggcatccatggctaaGGAAATTGAGCATAATAATAACTCTAAAACCCAAATTTATCTTTGATTTATTATCGCGTCAATATTATGAAAGGCTTTGGCCCATTGAATATGGTAACTGTAGGCTTCACataagaaaattgtgaagtcttatcaataagacaattttctgagcaacattaattaaatttatatatatttatatatattcctGAATTCATTTATTACTTTATTTATTTCTGATTACATTgatatgttaatgaatattattattatattaaggtCATTATGATATGATCCGGGGCATGACACACCAGTATCATTGTAGACCTAGGCTAGGAGATAGTCTCGTTGTAGACCATAGAGACCACCTTTTGTGTTGAGGCTTAATCTATTGGCTTTGAAATTGAAATCTGAAGATCCAAATCAACTCCGTGTTTGCTTCTTATTGTcatattgtttgtttgtttgtttttttgttttctgtttgtgatTGTTATCTATGCTGCCATGAGTCCGTCGGATCTTTCTGACCCATTCCAGCTACAGCACCACAGAACCCATAACTATGTTTCATATAATGAGAAAAGATGACTAATTTCAAAAGTAACCGAGTTATTCGATCTACCTTCTTATCTTTATGGTGCTTCTTTAGGTtatcaaaaaattctctcattaCATTGCAAGACTTATGAAACATGAAGCCCGCAGTGAAAAAGGAACAAGAAAACTGTTAATGGAATTTCACTGTGATAATACCAACCTTGAAACTCCAAGCATCGGTAAATATGCCAAGTCATGAACCTTCACGAGTAGCAGTGGCATTCTTTGATGTAATGCCCAGCAAATTTTATTCTGGAAAGGCACTGTAATGAGTGACATGTATATTTGCTAGAGCTAACAGATCAAATGAATGTGCTTAATAACCATACAGTACTCTCCCGTTTTCAAGAGCTCCAGAAACAACCCCGGTATAAACTAAATAATGTGGCACTCATTTCATTGGACTCGCCATATTGCATACTTTCTGTTTCCACATGCATTCGGTCATCCCCTTCAACCCTTGCAAGCATCAACACGTTGGAGCTTTGCAACAACCACAGTAAGAAACGTAATCTGGTTACAAACGGCTTTAGTGCTTTCATTTGCATTATTGTACCCTTTCTAACATTTTGTTTCGAATCTTATTAGCTTCATGGATATTACCATCTTTTCGGTGACCATTGATTACCGTAGAGTAAGTGATATGGTCTGGTTCCAAACCTCTTCCCACCATTTCACCCAACAGATTATTTACTTCTTGCATCTGACCTGCCCTACAGAAACCATGAATAAGTGTGTTGTAAGTAGTCACATTTGGAAAAATGCCTTTGTTAACCATCTCTTCCAGAAGTTTAACAGCCTCCACTAAGCTCTCTTTGATGCAATATCCATATAACAGAGCATTATAAGTAACAACATCAGGAATTACACCCTTGTGCAGCATTTCATTCCACAATTTGAGAGCTTCCACCAAATTACCCTTCTTGCAGTAGCCATCAATAATAGTGGTGTAAGTAACAGAATCAGGTAACAAACCATTACTCAGCATCTGTTCAAGTTGTCCAATAGCTTCTACCATCCTTCCAGATTTACAGAAACACTTTATCAATGCATTGTATATGACAACATTAGGTTCAACACCTGTCTTCACCATTTCATCATGGACTCTGATAGCATCCTCAGTGTTTCCTGCATTGGCATATCCATTGATCAAGGCACTGTAAGCCAACTCATTCGGTACTAAATCCTTGTGCAGCATTTCTTCAAAAAGCATGCCAGCTTCTTTCATTTTTCCTGCCTTGCACATGCCACTAATAAGGGAAGTGAACGTCACAACATTTGGCTTACAACCTTTTTCAACCATCTGAGAAAGCAATTTAAGTGCTTCTGAGCTGTCTCCTTTCTTACAGTATCCATCAATGAGTGTGGTGTATGTAACCTCATCTGGTATCAATCCCCTCTGCAACATTTCATCTAAAAGTGCATGTGAGCTCTGCATTTCACCCATCTTACACAAACCATGAATAAGAACAGTGTAGGATGCAACATCCAGCATGATTCCTTTCTCTAGCATCTCATCACGTATAAGGAAAGCATCCTTCATATTTCCTTGATCACAGTATCCTCTAAGAATTGAATTGTATGAAATAACATCGGGTGGTATATCCTTGGCAAACATAATTTCGATTAGCTCTCTCGCTTCCTGCATCTTGCTTTCTTTACACATGCCAGCGATGAGTATGCTATATGTATAAGCATCTGGAATAAGACCCTTATCCTTCAGTTCTTCAAGGACCTGAACAGCTTTCTCTATATTCCCCTCCCTGCAATACCCATCAATCATGACATTATAGGTGACCAAATTTGGCAGCACGCCTCGATCTTGCATCTCTTTCAAAACGCCTCTTGCTTCATCCATCTTGTTCGCACGACAAAGACCGCCAATTATTGCAGTGTAACAAAAGGTATCTAGCACGAGCCCTCTCTCCAGCATTTCATCCCGGAGCGTAAAAGCCTCCT from Cryptomeria japonica chromosome 3, Sugi_1.0, whole genome shotgun sequence harbors:
- the LOC131044712 gene encoding putative pentatricopeptide repeat-containing protein At5g59900 — encoded protein: MAAILRISLLKTHLRVSTMASLGTRSRANSAYEEDEDDPFVNSVLDLVKREGKWENSFKRNGIMQRLRDKHVEKLLLKSQDNPRLSLRFFNWLGLHEGFDHNIESYCILVHILSRANLEWPASSVIQSLIHDHRSSTPAEIFETLVKTSHLFKLSSSCSAFDLLIQTYLQALKILEAVEVFHKLHNCLNAIPTLRSCHGILNGLVKINKIGTAREIYGLMLQGGVCPDAYIYITMIHAYCKQGKLDDAKALLKEMGSRGFVCSNVVYSMMIDKFCKWGKLREAFTLWEEMVKKGVVPTVFTYGALIHGCCKAGQLEDANILFREMLGKGLRPNAIVYTVLISGHCRKGNIEEAFTLRDEMLERGLVLDTFCYTAIIGGLCRANKMDEARGVLKEMQDRGVLPNLVTYNVMIDGYCREGNIEKAVQVLEELKDKGLIPDAYTYSILIAGMCKESKMQEARELIEIMFAKDIPPDVISYNSILRGYCDQGNMKDAFLIRDEMLEKGIMLDVASYTVLIHGLCKMGEMQSSHALLDEMLQRGLIPDEVTYTTLIDGYCKKGDSSEALKLLSQMVEKGCKPNVVTFTSLISGMCKAGKMKEAGMLFEEMLHKDLVPNELAYSALINGYANAGNTEDAIRVHDEMVKTGVEPNVVIYNALIKCFCKSGRMVEAIGQLEQMLSNGLLPDSVTYTTIIDGYCKKGNLVEALKLWNEMLHKGVIPDVVTYNALLYGYCIKESLVEAVKLLEEMVNKGIFPNVTTYNTLIHGFCRAGQMQEVNNLLGEMVGRGLEPDHITYSTVINGHRKDGNIHEANKIRNKMLERVQ